A genomic segment from Elusimicrobium sp. encodes:
- the hprK gene encoding HPr(Ser) kinase/phosphatase, whose amino-acid sequence MTQDGAEMEFTKSITVAELLQVKRLNLELVCGKRYIHREITLGSVNRPGLALGGHLDNFRANSVQVFGRGEHAFCQKENKARLRANVSKMLSEGNVPCVIMTADLDPLPAIRKACLGADVPVLKTAMESAAFVAEFSRFLDEKLAPVTHVHGVMVDVSGIGVLIRGESGIGKSECALELIKRGHILVADDVVEIQKSRGRFLVGSCPTMLRHYMEVRGLGILDVPLLFGVGSTLDEAKIDMEVVLTSPSKQPLDRLGVEQKTTNILGVEIPSLGLPVTPGRNLAVLIEVASLNQQLKSQGIFSAKEFSQKILDKMKKGTGDKNGKQ is encoded by the coding sequence ATGACACAAGACGGGGCTGAAATGGAATTTACCAAATCCATTACGGTAGCAGAACTACTCCAGGTTAAGAGGCTTAACCTGGAGTTAGTCTGCGGAAAAAGATATATCCACCGCGAGATTACGCTGGGCAGTGTCAACCGCCCCGGCCTGGCGCTCGGCGGGCATTTGGATAATTTTCGTGCTAATTCGGTGCAGGTTTTCGGCCGGGGAGAACATGCCTTCTGCCAAAAAGAAAACAAAGCGCGCTTGCGGGCCAATGTTTCCAAAATGTTAAGCGAAGGAAATGTGCCCTGTGTTATTATGACCGCCGATTTAGACCCGCTACCCGCGATCAGAAAAGCCTGTTTGGGGGCTGATGTGCCGGTGCTGAAAACGGCTATGGAATCGGCCGCTTTCGTGGCGGAATTTTCCCGATTTTTAGACGAAAAACTGGCGCCCGTTACCCATGTGCACGGGGTAATGGTAGATGTAAGCGGAATCGGGGTGCTGATTCGCGGAGAGTCCGGCATCGGCAAAAGCGAATGTGCACTGGAACTTATCAAACGCGGCCATATTTTGGTGGCCGACGATGTGGTGGAAATTCAAAAAAGCCGTGGCCGTTTTTTGGTCGGCTCCTGCCCTACCATGTTAAGACATTACATGGAAGTAAGAGGTTTAGGTATTTTGGACGTACCGCTTCTGTTTGGCGTAGGCTCTACGCTTGACGAAGCCAAAATAGATATGGAAGTAGTACTTACCTCTCCGTCCAAACAACCCTTAGACCGCTTGGGAGTAGAGCAAAAAACGACTAACATTTTAGGGGTAGAAATTCCTTCGCTGGGGTTGCCCGTTACCCCCGGGCGCAACTTGGCAGTACTTATTGAAGTGGCTTCCCTGAACCAACAGTTAAAAAGCCAAGGTATTTTTTCCGCCAAGGAATTCAGCCAAAAGATTTTGGATAAAATGAAAAAAGGAACCGGGGATAAAAATGGAAAACAATAA
- the raiA gene encoding ribosome-associated translation inhibitor RaiA — protein sequence MDIKITAKNIKLTPAIKEYINTRVSKVENFFDNIVSAQVLISVEKKINQKAEIILHTGAKTTISASAVESNLYKAIDAAAVKAEAQAKKIKNKAKARKVSKKSVKEADLSTFAEHIMIQQNDVKFSVIKQVEVSPMNPEDAAYEMERLGYSFWMFLDEDSKQINLIFKRLDGTYGLIKPIKKK from the coding sequence ATGGATATTAAAATTACGGCTAAAAACATCAAATTAACGCCGGCTATCAAAGAATATATCAATACCCGCGTAAGCAAAGTGGAAAACTTTTTCGATAACATTGTTTCCGCCCAAGTGCTTATTTCGGTAGAAAAGAAAATCAACCAAAAAGCGGAAATCATTTTGCACACCGGTGCCAAAACCACCATCAGCGCCAGCGCCGTGGAAAGCAACCTTTACAAAGCCATTGACGCCGCTGCCGTAAAAGCCGAAGCGCAAGCCAAGAAAATTAAAAATAAAGCCAAAGCCCGCAAAGTAAGCAAAAAATCCGTAAAAGAAGCGGACTTGAGCACTTTTGCCGAACATATTATGATTCAGCAAAACGATGTTAAATTCTCCGTCATCAAACAAGTGGAAGTATCTCCCATGAATCCGGAAGATGCCGCTTACGAAATGGAACGCCTGGGTTATTCCTTCTGGATGTTCTTAGACGAAGATTCCAAGCAAATCAACTTGATTTTCAAACGCTTGGACGGCACCTACGGCCTGATTAAACCCATCAAAAAGAAATAA
- a CDS encoding glycosyltransferase family 8 protein, translated as MKVLDICFAADDNYAPYMGVALASVLSFKKADEFCRFHILDDGIGAENKQKLSSLQNYYSNFSVSYYPIDRATLSRFPVVNTHLSHTAYARLFMGSLLPTNISRLIYLDCDVFVRKSLYNLFSVDLGNNLLGGVEDFGVMNLARQNKHSWPWHEYSYINSGVLLVDLARWRKENAEQQLLAYLQNPPAPLQFEDQDAINFVFRKQIKILSCKWNGQMYWLTYAWNKYPEIKKYRNLLNTCSVVHYASPAKPWVRYCGKHKTTLEYQIFMAKTPWKDCFQKISTPALCKRIFKYWVKHPFFFLKRKFYQNFRYEGACLFR; from the coding sequence ATGAAAGTGTTGGATATTTGTTTTGCTGCAGACGATAACTATGCCCCATACATGGGTGTTGCATTGGCTTCGGTGTTATCTTTCAAAAAAGCAGATGAATTTTGCCGTTTTCATATTTTAGATGACGGCATCGGTGCCGAGAACAAACAGAAGTTGTCTTCTCTGCAAAATTATTACAGTAATTTCAGTGTTTCTTATTATCCTATAGACAGGGCCACTCTATCCCGCTTTCCCGTAGTCAATACGCATTTAAGCCACACGGCTTATGCCCGTTTATTTATGGGGAGTTTACTGCCAACGAATATATCCCGCTTGATTTATTTAGATTGTGATGTTTTTGTGCGTAAATCTCTTTACAATTTGTTTTCGGTTGATTTGGGAAATAATCTGTTGGGCGGGGTGGAAGATTTCGGTGTAATGAATCTCGCCCGCCAAAACAAACATTCTTGGCCGTGGCATGAGTATTCCTACATCAACTCGGGGGTGCTGCTTGTGGATTTGGCGCGTTGGCGCAAAGAAAACGCAGAACAGCAACTGCTTGCTTATTTGCAGAATCCTCCTGCTCCTTTACAGTTTGAGGACCAAGATGCCATCAACTTTGTTTTTCGTAAGCAAATCAAAATTCTTTCTTGCAAATGGAACGGACAAATGTATTGGCTAACTTATGCTTGGAACAAATATCCGGAAATAAAAAAGTACCGCAACCTGCTTAACACCTGTTCCGTGGTGCATTATGCCAGCCCTGCTAAACCATGGGTGCGTTATTGCGGTAAACATAAAACTACTTTGGAATATCAAATTTTTATGGCAAAAACGCCGTGGAAAGATTGTTTCCAAAAAATTTCCACACCTGCCTTATGCAAAAGAATTTTTAAGTATTGGGTTAAACATCCCTTTTTCTTTTTGAAGCGAAAGTTTTATCAAAATTTTCGCTATGAAGGGGCTTGCCTTTTCCGCTAA
- the smc gene encoding chromosome segregation protein SMC encodes MYLKAIEITGFKSFADKSRLDFEPGITCVVGPNGCGKSNVIDSVRWAIGEMSWKSLRSSSMVDIIFNGTAKRAPLNMAQVSMVFDNSSRQLPLDFNEITVTRKIFRSGESEYYLNKVQCRLRDIRDLFLDTGIGGEGYAIIDQGGVESVLSASAEQRREMFEEVAGVSKYKSKREECIKRLERVDLDLARLADTVALIGEQIKKLDSEAKKARLYQKYREELKESEIAISVCSIKEADGLIAKHTGELEPIVRRQQDLENRISAQEGACAALDLNLTHKQKEAAEFNEKISASKYQVGLLEGAIKNCDNLSAELTAQVAASGAESQRGQNRLQELAPAIARLKEQLAAVSAELTPLQENYNAQTASAQKLETDLRNAESELQRASGELMSLVQKQMEVSNRISLEESSVARENEDLIVAEKTSQAQQEGLVGLEQALKEIASRVEGAKSAVENARREISGGEETLKNLQQERSSLNEKLSTVKSARAALQAKLEMIQTQGKNDPYWVGAQAVLKSSIPGIKGTLRKALKYPASLGVAVEEAFGKYLDAVLCENEKAVQESLALLKQNGKARAKFIILSQVPSAKEQGGTLKEQLSYPAELGDLINFVIGGYEYKDGSVKGAFFVGGGAEGVRAPEAYWGEEETVRAEMQTKTEEEETLSKQIISNYEALTQADNALKQMRSKMQETALALNTVQNEYANKEREIAATKQTLERAFARKQEITLRVDNRRKNVENLRQQLEELKTRHAQAQTRAEEVKKSQESLRAQAETVKSALNDASAKLYEIRIKKNNVELDLKSTEFEFNSLTENEGKRNEQIASSNLRLKSLADEKLSTQAKLSSERDALAQLELAEHKMREELEMLKKDFNEKNASLNASKKEFSDLTIKKNDLENALSNARRQRTTVVNNLFESWNITPDEAQMHYGEKTVDYERVKMMRKRIENMGAVNMTAPEEYDALTERNTFLRSQIADLESAKKDLKSAINKINQTTRENFKYTFEQVRMHFKNIYQTLFRGGECDLVLTQPDNLLETGIEIFAQPPGKKLLNITSMSGGEKTLTAMSLLFAFFTHNPSPFCIMDEADAALDEANVERYVNLIKEFSKTTQFIVVTHNKRTMESARMLYGITMEESGVSKVMSVNLEDRNPEEVKKKYAIEALAEE; translated from the coding sequence ATGTATCTAAAAGCGATTGAAATTACTGGTTTTAAATCTTTTGCGGATAAATCCCGCCTGGACTTTGAACCCGGCATCACCTGTGTGGTGGGCCCGAACGGTTGCGGAAAATCAAACGTGATTGACTCCGTGCGTTGGGCAATCGGGGAAATGAGTTGGAAGTCCCTTCGTTCTTCTTCCATGGTAGATATTATTTTTAACGGTACCGCAAAAAGAGCCCCCTTAAATATGGCGCAAGTGAGCATGGTGTTTGATAACTCCTCCCGCCAACTCCCCTTAGATTTTAATGAAATTACCGTTACCCGTAAAATTTTCCGCTCCGGAGAAAGCGAGTATTATTTGAATAAAGTTCAATGCCGCTTGCGCGATATCCGCGATTTATTTTTGGATACCGGTATCGGCGGAGAAGGATATGCTATTATCGACCAGGGGGGGGTGGAAAGCGTACTTTCCGCCTCGGCCGAACAACGCCGTGAAATGTTTGAAGAAGTGGCCGGCGTATCCAAATATAAGTCTAAACGGGAAGAATGTATCAAGCGTTTGGAACGCGTAGATTTGGACTTGGCACGCCTTGCCGACACGGTGGCCCTTATCGGCGAACAAATTAAAAAGTTGGACAGCGAAGCCAAAAAAGCACGCTTATATCAAAAATATCGCGAAGAATTAAAGGAAAGCGAAATCGCCATTTCCGTGTGTTCTATTAAAGAGGCTGACGGGCTTATCGCCAAACATACGGGCGAATTGGAACCGATTGTCCGCCGGCAACAAGATTTAGAAAACCGCATTTCCGCGCAGGAAGGCGCGTGTGCGGCTTTGGACTTAAATTTAACGCATAAACAAAAAGAAGCGGCCGAATTTAACGAAAAAATTTCTGCCAGCAAATATCAGGTAGGTTTATTGGAAGGTGCCATTAAAAACTGCGATAACTTAAGCGCGGAATTAACGGCCCAAGTGGCGGCTTCGGGTGCGGAATCTCAACGCGGGCAAAACCGCTTGCAGGAATTGGCCCCCGCCATCGCCCGCTTAAAAGAACAACTGGCTGCCGTATCGGCTGAACTTACCCCGTTGCAGGAAAATTACAACGCGCAAACGGCCAGTGCACAAAAATTGGAAACCGATTTAAGAAATGCCGAAAGCGAACTTCAACGCGCTTCGGGCGAACTGATGAGTTTGGTGCAAAAACAGATGGAAGTGTCCAACCGTATTTCGTTGGAAGAATCTTCCGTCGCCCGTGAAAACGAAGATTTAATTGTTGCCGAAAAAACGAGCCAAGCACAACAAGAAGGATTGGTCGGTTTAGAGCAAGCCCTAAAAGAAATTGCTTCCCGCGTGGAAGGCGCCAAGTCGGCGGTGGAAAATGCCCGCCGCGAAATTTCCGGGGGGGAAGAAACCCTTAAAAATTTACAGCAAGAGCGTTCTTCGTTGAACGAAAAACTCTCTACCGTTAAATCGGCCCGTGCCGCCTTGCAAGCCAAGTTGGAAATGATTCAAACCCAAGGGAAAAACGACCCTTATTGGGTAGGCGCGCAAGCCGTATTAAAAAGCAGTATTCCCGGTATCAAAGGCACGTTGAGAAAGGCCCTTAAATATCCCGCGTCTTTGGGTGTGGCGGTAGAAGAGGCTTTCGGTAAATACTTAGATGCCGTTTTGTGTGAAAATGAAAAAGCCGTACAGGAATCTTTGGCCTTGTTAAAACAAAACGGAAAAGCTCGCGCTAAATTTATTATTCTTTCCCAAGTTCCCTCCGCCAAAGAACAAGGCGGAACCCTGAAGGAACAACTTTCCTATCCGGCCGAATTGGGCGATTTAATCAACTTCGTTATCGGCGGATATGAATACAAAGACGGCTCTGTAAAAGGAGCGTTCTTCGTGGGAGGCGGTGCCGAAGGAGTGCGCGCCCCCGAAGCCTATTGGGGGGAAGAAGAAACCGTCCGGGCGGAAATGCAAACCAAAACCGAGGAAGAAGAAACCCTTTCCAAACAAATCATTTCCAACTACGAAGCCTTGACCCAAGCCGATAATGCCTTAAAACAAATGCGTAGTAAAATGCAGGAAACGGCCTTGGCTTTGAATACCGTACAAAACGAATATGCCAATAAAGAACGCGAAATAGCGGCTACCAAACAAACCTTGGAACGGGCCTTTGCGCGCAAACAGGAAATCACTTTGCGGGTAGATAATCGCCGTAAAAATGTAGAAAATTTAAGACAACAATTGGAAGAATTAAAAACCCGTCATGCGCAAGCGCAAACCCGCGCCGAAGAAGTAAAAAAATCGCAGGAAAGTTTGCGTGCCCAAGCCGAAACGGTAAAAAGTGCGTTAAACGATGCAAGTGCCAAACTCTACGAAATCCGCATTAAAAAGAACAATGTGGAATTAGATTTGAAATCAACCGAGTTTGAATTTAACAGCCTTACCGAAAACGAAGGCAAACGCAACGAACAGATAGCCTCTTCCAACCTGCGCCTTAAGAGTTTGGCTGACGAAAAACTTTCTACCCAAGCCAAACTTTCTTCCGAGCGAGACGCGCTTGCTCAGTTGGAACTGGCCGAACATAAAATGCGCGAAGAATTGGAAATGCTCAAGAAAGATTTTAACGAAAAAAACGCTTCGTTAAATGCTTCCAAAAAAGAATTTTCCGATTTAACCATTAAAAAGAACGATTTGGAAAACGCCCTTTCCAACGCGCGCCGCCAACGCACCACGGTAGTGAACAACTTGTTTGAAAGTTGGAACATCACTCCTGATGAAGCCCAAATGCACTATGGTGAAAAAACGGTGGATTACGAGCGCGTAAAAATGATGCGTAAACGTATCGAAAACATGGGCGCCGTCAATATGACCGCGCCGGAAGAATACGATGCGTTAACCGAGCGCAATACTTTCCTGCGTTCTCAAATTGCGGATTTGGAAAGTGCCAAAAAAGATTTGAAATCCGCCATTAACAAAATCAACCAAACCACGCGCGAAAACTTCAAATATACTTTCGAACAAGTGCGTATGCACTTTAAGAACATTTATCAAACTCTTTTCCGCGGCGGCGAGTGCGATTTGGTACTTACCCAACCGGACAATCTATTGGAAACCGGCATCGAAATTTTTGCCCAACCTCCGGGTAAAAAACTGTTGAACATTACTTCCATGTCGGGTGGCGAAAAAACTTTAACGGCCATGTCGCTGTTGTTTGCGTTCTTTACGCACAACCCGTCTCCGTTCTGTATTATGGACGAAGCCGATGCCGCGTTGGACGAAGCCAATGTAGAACGCTATGTGAACTTAATTAAAGAGTTTTCCAAAACCACGCAATTTATTGTGGTAACGCACAACAAACGCACGATGGAATCGGCGCGTATGCTCTACGGTATTACCATGGAAGAAAGCGGGGTGTCCAAAGTAATGTCGGTCAACTTGGAAGACCGCAACCCCGAAGAAGTAAAAAAGAAATATGCCATTGAAGCCTTGGCGGAGGAATAA
- a CDS encoding metallophosphoesterase family protein — protein MKVGVFSDVHGNLEALEACLKRLKQEGAQSYIFCGDLIGYGPDPEKCVRKVMNLPLIGCVMGNHDAVFAQPEIEGFFNHDAQQALALTKSQLSEKTIRFLTGLPSIQQKPGYAVVHGTPKDPIKEYFSSCSQFRTTYDLWQGQVCFVGHIHLPFYMKGNEKGCSIYLNKRTDATVRLHEKNRYIINPGAVGKPRDNDSRASFGIWDTEEKTFRFLRHEYDFKPTQEKMADLKFPSFLIDSLSLGL, from the coding sequence GTGAAAGTAGGTGTTTTTTCTGATGTTCACGGAAACTTGGAAGCGTTAGAGGCTTGTTTGAAGCGTCTAAAGCAGGAAGGGGCGCAATCTTATATTTTCTGCGGGGATTTAATCGGCTATGGCCCGGATCCCGAAAAGTGCGTTCGCAAAGTGATGAATTTGCCTCTAATCGGTTGTGTCATGGGCAATCATGATGCTGTATTTGCTCAACCGGAAATCGAAGGATTCTTCAACCATGACGCCCAACAGGCCCTTGCCCTTACAAAAAGCCAATTAAGCGAAAAAACGATTCGTTTTTTGACGGGGCTTCCTTCTATCCAACAAAAGCCCGGCTATGCGGTGGTGCACGGCACGCCGAAAGACCCGATTAAAGAATACTTTTCCAGTTGTTCCCAATTTCGCACCACATACGATTTGTGGCAAGGCCAGGTTTGCTTTGTGGGGCATATCCATCTTCCCTTCTACATGAAAGGCAACGAAAAAGGCTGTTCTATTTACTTAAATAAGCGTACCGATGCCACCGTGCGCCTGCACGAAAAAAACCGCTATATTATCAACCCGGGTGCCGTCGGCAAGCCTCGCGATAACGATTCCCGCGCTTCCTTCGGCATTTGGGATACCGAAGAAAAAACCTTCCGTTTTCTGCGCCACGAGTACGATTTCAAGCCCACTCAAGAAAAAATGGCCGACTTAAAATTCCCTTCTTTTTTGATAGACAGTTTATCTTTGGGATTATAA
- a CDS encoding glycosyltransferase family 39 protein: MACRRSQVRSLSGPPFFNYRTHRKVGFLLPGFTQKTNGNPSKISYNTCMRWYRDKIFWYIFATLAIFKALAFVFLFFFHPAGENILAFPDSVGYVYPAQTWLAYGQMWEAVSATPMLLRTPGYPFFLALIQTLTGNMTWAIAAAQNLLSLFLLIPVYLTTRLLSGVNAARWASVFCAGSVLYFSLSFAVLTEILCVFLLAWFVFLAVRFLTNPRSADLLGASLFLAGAVYVRPATYYFMFFAAVLFLVFRAAKLIRFSFLKISLFFVLPLFLSIGAWHFRNARVAGYKGFTGVGAYNLYIWNEDYIAKKFNLPVLEARHRLELALPPGFSSLPPREQVRLYKELAKPLIRESFFYKLSRAPWWLTKTLLGANNAHLQQLFHAEKPSFFLFLVAEGQVCLLILFCAIGFWILWKKERKTAFFLFTYSLYFWAIGSVFSGAYARFRAPFEFVLCIAAGTALSFLWDKYKKLS; encoded by the coding sequence ATGGCATGCAGGAGGTCGCAAGTTCGATCCTTGTCAGGTCCACCATTTTTTAATTATAGAACCCACCGAAAGGTGGGTTTTTTATTGCCCGGTTTTACACAAAAAACAAATGGGAACCCTTCTAAAATTTCATACAATACTTGTATGCGTTGGTATCGAGATAAAATTTTTTGGTATATTTTCGCAACCCTGGCCATATTCAAAGCATTAGCCTTTGTATTTTTGTTTTTCTTTCACCCGGCCGGAGAAAATATTTTGGCATTTCCGGACTCTGTCGGCTACGTATATCCCGCCCAAACTTGGCTGGCATATGGGCAAATGTGGGAAGCTGTTTCCGCTACCCCCATGTTGCTGCGTACGCCGGGCTATCCCTTCTTTTTAGCCCTTATCCAAACCCTCACCGGAAATATGACTTGGGCCATAGCCGCCGCGCAAAATTTGCTTTCTCTTTTTCTTTTGATTCCCGTTTATCTAACAACTCGCTTATTATCCGGCGTAAATGCCGCGCGGTGGGCAAGTGTTTTTTGTGCGGGAAGCGTACTGTATTTTTCCCTTTCGTTTGCCGTTTTGACGGAAATACTTTGCGTATTTTTACTTGCTTGGTTCGTCTTTTTGGCGGTTCGCTTTTTAACCAATCCGCGAAGTGCAGATTTATTAGGCGCTTCTTTGTTTTTGGCCGGCGCCGTTTATGTACGCCCGGCAACCTACTATTTTATGTTTTTTGCCGCGGTTCTTTTTTTAGTTTTTCGCGCCGCTAAACTGATCCGCTTTTCCTTTCTCAAAATATCCTTATTTTTTGTTTTACCGCTTTTCTTAAGCATTGGGGCCTGGCATTTTAGAAACGCCCGTGTAGCAGGCTATAAGGGCTTTACCGGTGTGGGTGCCTATAATCTCTACATATGGAACGAAGACTATATCGCTAAAAAATTTAATTTGCCCGTATTGGAAGCCCGCCATCGATTGGAACTGGCATTGCCTCCCGGTTTTTCCTCCCTCCCTCCGCGTGAACAAGTACGGCTTTATAAAGAACTGGCGAAACCGCTTATTCGGGAAAGTTTCTTCTACAAATTATCCCGTGCCCCCTGGTGGCTGACTAAAACCCTTTTGGGAGCCAACAACGCCCACCTGCAACAGTTATTCCATGCCGAAAAACCTTCCTTCTTTCTCTTTCTTGTAGCAGAAGGACAAGTTTGTCTGCTGATTCTTTTTTGCGCTATCGGTTTTTGGATTTTGTGGAAAAAGGAACGCAAAACCGCTTTCTTTCTATTCACTTATTCTCTCTATTTTTGGGCAATCGGTTCGGTTTTCTCGGGGGCATACGCACGCTTTCGCGCGCCGTTTGAATTTGTGCTTTGTATAGCCGCGGGGACAGCCCTTTCGTTCCTGTGGGATAAATACAAAAAACTCTCTTAA